The window GCGAACGCCGCCAGGGTCGCGGCGGTGGCCCTGCCGCACGACTGGCTCACCTGGCGACTTCGCGGCTTTGGCCCGTCGAACCCCAACCTCAGCGAGCTGACGACCGACCGCTCCGACGCCAGCGGCACGGGGTATTTCTCCCCAACGACAGGCGAATATGACCGCGAGCTGCTCTCGATCGTCCTCGGCCGCCCCGCCATCGCCTCCTCCGGGCAGGTGATGCTGCCCGCCGTGCTCGCGCCCCACGAATCACGGCGCGTTGCGGTCGGATCGCCCCAGCTTGCGCTGCCCGAATCCCTCATCGTCGGCGGGGGAGCGGGCGACAACGCGGCAGCGGCCCTCGGCCTCGACGCCCGACCCGGCGATGTGATCGTCTCAATCGGCACGAGCGGAACCGTCTTCGCTGTCTCGCCCTCCCCCATCGCCGATGCGAGCGGCACCATCGCCGGATTCGCGGATGCCACGGGCGCGTTCCTCCCGCTCGTTGCAACCCTCAACGCCGCGAGGGTGCTCGACTCTATTGCCGCGCTGCTGGGTGTCGACCATGCGACCCTCGGCCAGCTTGCGCTGGAGGCGGATGCCGCATCCGGCCCCGTTCTCGTGCCGTGGTTCGAGGGCGAACGCACGCCGAATCTGCCCACTGCGACGGCAACACTAAGCGGACTCACCCTCGCCTCGACCTCGCGACCCGCGATCGCCCGCGCCGCAATAGAAGGGATGCTCTGCGGTCTCGCCGATGGACTCGACGCGATGCTCGCCCACGGCCTCTCCGCCCGCCGCGTGTTGCTTATTGGTGGAGCGGCCCAGAACCCCGCCGTTCACACCATCGCTGCGCAGGTTTTCGGCGTGCCGATCACGGTGCCCATCGAGGGTGAATACGTGGCCGACGGCATGGCCCGCCAGGCCGCATGGGCACTCGCGGGAGAGCGGCCCGACTGGCCGGTCGCCGTCACACGCGAGATCCCGGCCGACGGGCGGCCCGAGATTCGCGAGCGCTACGCTCGAGCGCGGGATGCGGCGACGACGGCGGTCGAATAGCTCGCGCTCCCGACGACCCGATGGTGCCCGCTAGGACGATCAGCGCGGCTAGGGCGAGCGGGGGCCAGTGTCAGCGCGCGAGCCCGATCGCGGCCCACGACACGGGCGGCAGGGTCAGGGTGAGGGTGCCATCGTCGAGCACGACATCGTGAAGCGGACGGAGCCCGACTCGATCTTGTTCTGCGAGTGTGTTCTTGGCATACGGGTCATCATCGTGCAGCAGATGCGCCTCCGAGACGCGGCTCACGCCGAGCCCGCGCACGTCGATCACGATGGTCGCCGGCTCGCTCACGCTGCGGTTGACCAGAAAGACGGATGCCGCTCCGTCATCCGCCAGCGTCGCCACCGCGTCGACAACATCCGCCATCCCGTACAGAGCCGTTTCATAGCGATCGCACGTGATGACCGGGCGGATGACGCTCCCCTTGGCCATGCGCGATGTCGTCGAGAACGGAAAGAATGTGGTCTGACGCCAGGCGGGGCCGCCCGGCTCGGTCATGATCGGGGCGATCACGTTAACCAACTGCGCAAGCGAGGCACTCGCAACGCGGTCGTGGTGCTTGAGCAGAGTGATGAGCAGGTTGCCGAGAACCACGGCATCGGCAACCGAGTAGACGTCTTCTAACAGTCGGGGCGCGATGGGCCATTCGGTCTCGCTGACCTCGTGGCTCTCGCGATGCTCGTCGAGGTACCAGATGTTCCACTCATCGAAGCTCAGCTTCATGGTCTTGCTCGAGTTCTTGGCGAGCTTGACCTCGTCGGCGACGGTGGAGACGGTGGAGATGAAGTACTCCATGTCGAGCGAGCTGGCGAGAAAGCTGCCGAGGTCGCCGGCCCGCTCCTGATAGTAGGCGTGGCACGAAATGTAATCCACGTGCTCGTAGGTGTGCTCGAGAACGACCCGCTCCCAGTGCCCGAAGGTGGGCATCGACGAGCTCGAACTGCCGCACACCACAAGCTCGAGGTCACTCTGTGCCATTCTCATGGCGGCGGCAGTGCGGGCGGCAAGCGAGCCGTAGTCGTCCGCGCTCATAGCGCCGATCTGCCACGGGCCATCCATTTCGTTGCCCAGGCACCACATCCGAATGCCGTGCGGCTCGGTGGTGCCGTTGCGAGCGCGCTGGTCACTGAGCTGCGTGCCAGAGGGATGGTTGGCATACTCGAGCAGATCGAGCGCATCAAGCACTCCCCGCGTGCCCAGGTTTACCGCCATCATGATCTCGCTGCCGGTGAGCTTGGCCCAGCGAGCGAACTCATCGAGCCCTACCTGGTTGGTCTCCAGCGAGTGCCACGCGAGGTCTCGACGCACCGGCCGCTGATCCCTGGGCCCGACGCCGTCTTGCCAGCGGTAACCCGAGACGAAGTTGCCTCCGGGGTACCGAATCGTGGTGGTACCGAGCTCGGAGACGAGCTCAACCACGTCGCGGCGAAAGCCGTCTCCATCTGCGGCCGGATGACCGGGCTCGTAGATTCCGTCATAGACACAGCGGCCGAGGTGCTCCACGAACGCGCCGAAAAGGCGTCGATCGACGCGGGCGACGATCGCGGAACGATCGATCATGAGTGTTGCTTTGGCCACGGCGGCGACTCCTGACTCCACGGTTTCGCGAGTCGGCGGCGCTGCCGTCTCATCGCCCCAGTCAAGCAGTCGACGCGCCGCTGAGGAAGAGCGGATGTCGCGAGAATCGCCCCGGAACCACCGCCGCCTGGCCGCGCTGTAATGAGAACCCTCACAAGTGGGGGCTCTCTCGCACGTTGTGCCGAGACATTCCCGCGACATCGCCGCCACTGCGGCACATAACCGGAGATGCCGCCGTTACCCAACCGTGACAATTTGCCATTGTTAGCGTGAATTGTGAGCGCTAACATTCTGGCATCTAGCACGTATTGGTACCCGGGTGTCGCCCGAACCACCACGACAGCGCGGGATCACTGAACAAAGGAGTTTAGGTTGATCAAGAAAATTACGGGCCTGGCGGCAACAGCGGCCTTGCTCATCGCACTCACTGGTTGCGCCGGAGGCGACTCGGGCAGCAGCGGAGAGGGCGACGACAACATCGTCGTCGGCTTCTCGCAGGTCGGCGCCGAGAGCGGCTGGCGCACCGCCAACACGACCGACATCAAGTCGGCCTTCGAAGACGCCGGCATC is drawn from Salinibacterium hongtaonis and contains these coding sequences:
- a CDS encoding FGGY family carbohydrate kinase, producing the protein MLVAGVDSSTQSCKVVIRDAATGQLVRSGRAPHPDGTEVDPEAWWLALQQAVAAAGGLSDVAAVSIGGQQHGLIALDDEGRVIRPALLWNDTRSAAAARALRAELGDAELAARTGSVPVASFTSTKLRWLRDAEPANAARVAAVALPHDWLTWRLRGFGPSNPNLSELTTDRSDASGTGYFSPTTGEYDRELLSIVLGRPAIASSGQVMLPAVLAPHESRRVAVGSPQLALPESLIVGGGAGDNAAAALGLDARPGDVIVSIGTSGTVFAVSPSPIADASGTIAGFADATGAFLPLVATLNAARVLDSIAALLGVDHATLGQLALEADAASGPVLVPWFEGERTPNLPTATATLSGLTLASTSRPAIARAAIEGMLCGLADGLDAMLAHGLSARRVLLIGGAAQNPAVHTIAAQVFGVPITVPIEGEYVADGMARQAAWALAGERPDWPVAVTREIPADGRPEIRERYARARDAATTAVE
- a CDS encoding alpha-N-arabinofuranosidase yields the protein MIDRSAIVARVDRRLFGAFVEHLGRCVYDGIYEPGHPAADGDGFRRDVVELVSELGTTTIRYPGGNFVSGYRWQDGVGPRDQRPVRRDLAWHSLETNQVGLDEFARWAKLTGSEIMMAVNLGTRGVLDALDLLEYANHPSGTQLSDQRARNGTTEPHGIRMWCLGNEMDGPWQIGAMSADDYGSLAARTAAAMRMAQSDLELVVCGSSSSSMPTFGHWERVVLEHTYEHVDYISCHAYYQERAGDLGSFLASSLDMEYFISTVSTVADEVKLAKNSSKTMKLSFDEWNIWYLDEHRESHEVSETEWPIAPRLLEDVYSVADAVVLGNLLITLLKHHDRVASASLAQLVNVIAPIMTEPGGPAWRQTTFFPFSTTSRMAKGSVIRPVITCDRYETALYGMADVVDAVATLADDGAASVFLVNRSVSEPATIVIDVRGLGVSRVSEAHLLHDDDPYAKNTLAEQDRVGLRPLHDVVLDDGTLTLTLPPVSWAAIGLAR